A region of the Bacteroidota bacterium genome:
TCCGTCAGGATAATCCGGGTAACCATATAATCCATAATCGAAATAGGCATCCCCAATATAATCATAAGGATGTGCAATTAAATTGGTATCTAATTCACTTAAAAACCATCCGGTATTCGACATACACAATGGTTCAAAAATATTTTCATTACAATATTCATTAAATGGTTTACCGGAAAATAATTCAACCATATAACCTAACAATGCAATGCCCTCATTACAATAATTGTATTGCGTGTTCGGAGCGTAGGTGTAAAAATTATCTTCTGCATAATAATAGGGGCCACCCGCTTCAAAATAACCCTGCATAAATTCTCCTAATGGCAATGTTGCGTCACCGGGAACATAAACGGTATCGAGTATATTCCAATTGTCGCGCATAGCTGCACTGTGTGTGAGCAGTTGTCGCATAGTGATAATTGAATCAGGGAAGGCGGGGTGATATATTTCAAATGGTAAATGGGCATTAATATTATCATCTAATTCAAAATAACCATCTTCAAATAATTGCATAATTGCAGTACAGGTGATAGTTTTGGAAATAGATGCGAGCATATAAATGGTGTTGGTATCAACAATAGCGCCGGTAGCTAAATTTGCTGTTCCGTAATTGCCAACCCAGGCTAGTTTATTATCTTTAATAATAACCGCACTTACACCCGGCACATGTTTACTTTCCATTTGGTCGGTGATAAATATATCTATCGCAGATTGTGTTTTTGCAACGATACTGACGCAGGTCAAAAAAACTAGTAAATTCCATTTCATAGTATAAATTTATGAAAGGACGATGAAAAGGAGAAAAAATTAGCAAATGTTATGGAAATTACTGCCATTACAATATGGCTTATTGGCAATAATAAAAAGCAACGACTGAAGGGGCAGGAAAAAAAGAATCGGGAAATAAATGTTTCCCGATTCAAAAAAAATTACTTCGTAATCGGACTATTTGCGTCGCACATTGGCGGACAAAGATTTGAGCCGGTGCGGGCTGCGGAATAAATTGTTTCGGTATTGTCTAAACCATCGTCGTTTATACCTACAACAATTGATAAAGGTGCACCAACCGAATCTTGTGCAAAATACATGCGATACGCAGATGTATTTGGATTGTTGGCAGCAATATTATTCATCGATTCCAATTCGCTGGCTTCAATTCTTATTCCTGTTACAGGTGAATCGGCAGCAGCAGCACTGTTGCGATAATTTCTGATGTTTGTACGCGCTTCTTCCTGTGAAACAGATTTTGCTTGTCCGTTTGCAGCAGGACTAAACGGTGCAAGCGACATACATAAAATTGCTGAAGGGATAATAGTACTTATTGTAAGAATTACAATAAGTCGTTTGTAAATTCTAATCTTTTGAGTTGCTTCCATAAATGTGTATGTTTGTATTAGTTTGCGATAAAGTTAGTAATCTTTCCCTTACAACAGCTTTTTTATAAACACACAAGCAGCAGTTTTAATATGTATAAACATTTAAAAGGACAAAGCCTCCTCGCTTTGCTTATTTTAGTTCAGTTTTACGCATTTGCGAGCAGTGAAAGTGCTAGTGCAATTACATCGCCCGAAGAACACATTTCCTTACCTCCTGTTGATAAAACGGATATCTTGACCAAGTTGAAGTCTGCCAAAACAGATATCCAAAAAATAAACTGTTATAATGAATTAGCTACATTTTATATCGACTGGGAAGCCGATGCATCGGTTGCAGATAGTTTGTTAAGTGAAGGAATAGCCCTGGCTGAAATGTCGTATAACAATAATTTATTGTTGCATGCGTATGCTAATTATTTAATTGTAATAGATGATTATAATTATGCAAAAAAGGCAGAAACAATAATTGAAAAACTGAATGCTTTAGGCGGACAGTTTAATAAACCGGAAGACAATTGGAAGTGTAAATATGCATTAGCAAAAGGATATCAGTTGATATTTAAAATGGAATCGGCCCGTGATTATGCTTATCAGGCGCTTACATTAGCTATTCAGTCAAAAGACCCTGCCACCATTGTTGAAACACATTTAACGCTAGGCGATATTCAACAGAAAATGAATAATAATGTGGAAGCCATCCGCAATTATCTGGATGCGCTAACTATAGCAGAAGCCGAACAAAATGTTATTCTGCGCATGGATTGTTACCATCGTTTATCCAATTTTTATAATCTGATAAAAGCTTATGATAAATCGATACAATATAAGCTGAAGGAAATTCATTTATCGGAAATAGATGAACACCCTGATTCGATTCGGATAATGACGTTGAAATTTGATTTGGAGGTAATTGCATTTAATAACCGTACGGTAAATGAAAAACAGTTGTATAACATATTGGATTTTGCCGAACGCCATCATGTCGAAAAACTTAATAAATTCGGGATGGTAGCTTTTAGAAATCATTTAATCAAACAAAATGATTTCGCGCAATTATATACATTATTTAATACTGAATTTCCGGAAGAATTGGAACGAATCAAAATAAATGATACTACCACTTATTATCGTTTAAATGCATTATTTAAGGAATATAAAGGTGAACCCGATTCAGCCGGCTATTATTTTGATAAGGCTGCACAACGAATAAATACATCCAGCGATAAATTGCGCAAATCGAGTTTTTACCTGAGGTATGGCGATTTTTTTCAACGCCATAACCAACCCGAAAAAGCCATTGAGCAATACCGCAGCGCTTATTTACTGGCTTCCTCAATGCCTTATTACGAATTTATGTTGGAAGCATCTGATAAGTTAGAATCAATTTTTGTAGGTGTGGGCGATTATACTAATGCCTATAAGTATGGCAACATAAACCGCAATATTGCTGATAGTTTATCGAATATGGTTAAGAAAGAAGAATTACAATTGCTTGAAATAGAAAATGAAGAAGTATTGCGCGAACAACGCACTGTTAAAGCAGAAGAAGAAACCAGACGAAGAAATAATATTCAATACACAGCGATTACTATTTTAATTGCCACAGCATTTTTATTGTTGCTGATTTTGGGCGGATTTAATGTGCACGCTTCACTCATCAGAATGGTGGGATTTATTTGTTTTATTTTCTTCTTTGAATTTTTGATATTATTATTTGACACGTGGATACATCACCTCACCCATGGTGAACCCTGGAAAATACTTGCAATTAAAATTTTATTAATGGCCGGACTTGTCCCGCTGCATCACATGATTGAAAAACGAGTGACACATTATTTAATTAATAATAAATTCAACTGGAAACAAAATCGCTGGTTTAACTTCAAAAAGCCGGTTCAGGCTGCTCCGGAAGTTCCGGTTGTGCAAGATGATGAGGTGGTTTAGTTCTAAAAATTTATTTTCATTTAATGAACCGTAAATTCATTTTTTGTGAGCTCAAAGCGCTTTCGGCTCAATAAAATCACTTTTTGAGCTCAATAAGTGGTTTTTTTGAACTCGAAAACCCAGTTATTGAGCTTGAAATAGGTATTTGTAAACAATTAATAACGGTGGACGCACTTAAAGAACGCGCTAATATTTAATCCTCACGGTTTATTAAACCGCCGTTTAAATTTATATAAAATACCCGCTTTAAATACAAAATCGAGAGAGGTAGCATCTACATATAAATCTTCTTTATAAGCCGGTGTATAATTATACCGTGCACTTAAACCAAAATGTAAAAACATGGTTTTGCTGAGTACATAACCAAAATTATAACCCAGTTCGCCACCCATTTTGTAAGTATAAGTTGAGTCGCCGATAATTACGCCGTTATACATATTTAAATCAAAATAATTCAGCCATTTGTAGGTGCTCATGGTTACACTTTCGGCATTGGTGGCAAACATAAATCCGCTTGGAGTTATGGTTACGTAACTTAATCCGGTAATTAAATATGCTTCGTTTAATCCATCAATATTTTTATAATCTAAACCAATATTGTAGTTCATTGGTAATGGAATAAAATTGATGGGTTTAGAAAAATACATTTCTGCACCTAATGCATGTGATAAATCTGCTTCATAAACATTGTCGGATAAAAACTGAGCGCTGTTGGTGCCGCGCAGACTAATAAATTGTGCTGATGCCACTAACTGACAACCAATAAATAGGAGTAGGAGGAGTTTTTTTAAATGCATAATATTAAAACGTAAAACCAGGTTCAGGTATTGTTTTTAAATTTCCAGATAACGGAGCGCAGGGCAATTAGTAAATAACCTAGGAGAATATATTCTAAAAAGCGAATACCCAATACGGCAAACATATTTATTTGTTTCACCGGATTTCCCATTTGGTCGAAGCAGGTAAAATCCTGTTGAATAATTGTTGTTCCAGGCATGGGGTTCGAAATGTTTTCATCGCGGCTCAAACTGCTGCCATCGGTGCAAAAACACATTTCGACGGGTTTGTTATAAATGATATTTCCGGGTTGATCGACAGTAGCGCCTATTAATGCAAAAAAGCTCAAGCCGATTGCACGCGTAAAGCTTCCCGGATTTTCGGGTTTGCGCAATGGTGCAATTCCGAATCCAATAACACCTAAAACAAGTAATATTATACTTGCCACACCTTCCAACGTTGCCACAGCAATAAATGAACCGATTAATGCAAAAAGGACACCTGCAATGCATGCAACAATAATGATAATCCAAGCCCATGCGGGAATTCGTTTCCAAATGCTGTTGGGTTTATTGGCGGGAATGCCCATTATTTCGGCACCACAATACCGACAATGTTTAAAATCGTCGGGATTATCTTTTTGGCAATGTGTGCAGGTTTTCATACGCTGCAAGATACTGATTTTTACATTTTTGGCTATTTATTGCTTTGGGTTAACGGATTGAGTGATGAACATGGAAACTCATAAAGTAGCGTATAAGACGAACCCGCGTGAGGGATTGCAGCGGAAACCCCCTTTGTCCGCCTCGGAAAAGGGGTTGCAGCGGAAAGCCCGACCCTATAGTAGATTAATAATTTGCGGGGGCAAATTATTAATCACTATAGGGGCACGCCCAACGTATTCAGTTCATTTGCGGGGGCAAATTATTAATCTACTATAGGGGCACGCCCAAATTTTAAGTATGCAACCTGATAGTTGAATATTTGAAATGTATTACCTTTGCACCCGATGGAACCTACACATCAACAGGAGCAAGAGGAACAGGAATACCACCCGAATATGTTTTGGGAGGGATTTTTTTATTTGAGCTTTTTCATTTTTGCCAATATTGTGCTCATTCCTTACACGCCGAAAAAATTGTCGTTTTTGTCGTTTAACGGGTATTATCCGCTTGCGATGATTACTTATGGTTTGGGCGGTTTGTTTGCGGGGATGCTGGTGTTCAGACTGGTAAAAAATGCACCTACGTGGGTTAAGTTTGCGATTGTTGCGGTAATTTATGCTACCATTTTGTATTATCTGGTTGATAATATTGAGCGATTTATGATTCCGGATTAAGCATTCACGGGATTTCAGCGCGTTTTTCCTCTACTTTTTGCAATATT
Encoded here:
- a CDS encoding serine hydrolase encodes the protein MKWNLLVFLTCVSIVAKTQSAIDIFITDQMESKHVPGVSAVIIKDNKLAWVGNYGTANLATGAIVDTNTIYMLASISKTITCTAIMQLFEDGYFELDDNINAHLPFEIYHPAFPDSIITMRQLLTHSAAMRDNWNILDTVYVPGDATLPLGEFMQGYFEAGGPYYYAEDNFYTYAPNTQYNYCNEGIALLGYMVELFSGKPFNEYCNENIFEPLCMSNTGWFLSELDTNLIAHPYDYIGDAYFDYGLYGYPDYPDGQLRTTALSLAKFLWMNMDNGSFNGVQLLQPETIELIRSSQIPLIDPTQGLVWYNYYDEGTWWGHSGGDSGVSTDMYFNDDTQTGIIVLTNSDNSHIQIWNELVDFAATLNTESSTEITCNVELPLTVQQTSQLNLITFPNPANTYLYISATGDFENYTIISAEGKLQEGGKLYSTKLEIQNLPTGLYYLMLHNNNSSEFAIQSFVKM
- a CDS encoding zinc ribbon domain-containing protein, yielding MQRMKTCTHCQKDNPDDFKHCRYCGAEIMGIPANKPNSIWKRIPAWAWIIIIVACIAGVLFALIGSFIAVATLEGVASIILLVLGVIGFGIAPLRKPENPGSFTRAIGLSFFALIGATVDQPGNIIYNKPVEMCFCTDGSSLSRDENISNPMPGTTIIQQDFTCFDQMGNPVKQINMFAVLGIRFLEYILLGYLLIALRSVIWKFKNNT